A stretch of the Bdellovibrio sp. 22V genome encodes the following:
- a CDS encoding serine hydrolase, whose product MKYILLFSVILIGACATKPSETTPRLSPLGKLDLIAQDYLAKTGVPGMAIAVVKNDRVVFAKGYGVRELGKPETVDTETVFQLASMSKPLGASAIAAAVSAGKLKWQDPIQKHLPAFKLADSKISQEVTIEDMYSHRSGLPGGAGDILEILGYERADVLSKLRYENLHEFRGIFAYSNFGMTAGGEAAAKASGQKWEDLTQMKVFAPLGMKSTSSRYADFIEKKNRATLHKKIEDTWQVSPFKRNPDAQSPAGGISSNVQDLAQWMRMILASGKYDDREIIKADVLNDMFLPRIEDKTESSAKHKNYYSLGFFSTTDSQQRIRLSHSGIFDAGASTTVVLVPDIKIGIVVLTNGEPVGLPEAVAASFLDEVFEKKQTQDWLSYYHELHAAKPIPPVADDRKKPIKSSKPASAYVGIYKNKYYGDARITFSGKGLVLTLGPRKLKFPLTSWEKDTFLMTHVNEFTMAGKNSLVHFGVGPNGKATSFKVDLLDGNVQGTFTRK is encoded by the coding sequence ATGAAATACATCCTTCTTTTTTCCGTAATTCTTATCGGTGCTTGTGCGACGAAGCCTTCAGAAACGACGCCTCGGCTTTCTCCTTTAGGAAAATTAGACCTTATTGCGCAAGACTATCTGGCAAAAACAGGCGTTCCCGGCATGGCGATCGCTGTTGTTAAAAATGATCGAGTTGTCTTTGCCAAAGGTTATGGGGTGCGCGAACTGGGTAAGCCAGAGACTGTGGACACAGAAACCGTATTTCAACTAGCCTCCATGTCAAAACCCCTCGGCGCTTCCGCTATCGCGGCTGCTGTTAGTGCAGGAAAACTAAAATGGCAGGATCCTATTCAGAAACATCTTCCGGCATTTAAACTTGCGGATTCTAAGATCAGCCAGGAAGTGACGATTGAAGATATGTACTCGCATCGCAGCGGCTTGCCAGGTGGCGCCGGCGATATTCTGGAAATTCTCGGTTACGAGCGTGCTGATGTGCTTTCAAAATTACGTTACGAAAACTTGCACGAGTTCCGAGGTATTTTTGCTTACTCTAACTTTGGTATGACCGCAGGCGGGGAGGCGGCGGCAAAAGCGTCTGGTCAGAAATGGGAAGATCTCACGCAAATGAAAGTCTTCGCACCATTGGGGATGAAGTCGACAAGCTCGCGCTATGCGGATTTTATCGAGAAAAAAAATCGCGCGACACTCCATAAAAAAATCGAAGACACGTGGCAGGTGTCGCCATTTAAACGAAATCCTGATGCGCAGTCTCCGGCAGGCGGCATTTCGTCCAACGTTCAGGATCTCGCTCAATGGATGCGGATGATCTTGGCGTCTGGAAAATACGACGATAGAGAGATCATCAAAGCGGATGTTTTAAATGACATGTTTCTTCCGCGTATTGAAGATAAAACCGAATCGTCTGCGAAACATAAAAACTATTACTCCTTAGGATTTTTCAGCACGACGGATTCACAGCAAAGAATTCGTCTTAGCCATTCCGGAATTTTCGATGCTGGAGCTTCGACCACAGTTGTTCTTGTACCTGACATTAAGATAGGTATCGTTGTCTTAACGAACGGAGAGCCTGTAGGCCTGCCTGAAGCTGTGGCGGCCTCTTTCTTAGATGAAGTGTTCGAGAAAAAACAAACTCAAGACTGGCTTTCTTATTATCACGAACTTCACGCCGCAAAACCGATTCCGCCGGTGGCTGATGATCGCAAAAAGCCAATTAAATCCAGCAAACCGGCTTCAGCTTACGTGGGGATTTATAAAAACAAATACTATGGTGATGCGCGGATTACGTTTTCTGGAAAAGGTCTTGTTTTGACATTAGGCCCTCGCAAATTGAAATTTCCTTTAACCTCGTGGGAAAAAGACACATTCCTGATGACTCATGTGAATGAGTTCACCATGGCCGGAAAAAACTCTCTTGTTCATTTCGGTGTTGGTCCGAATGGAAAGGCCACAAGCTTTAAGGTTGATCTTTTAGATGGAAATGTACAGGGAACATTCACTCGTAAGTAA
- a CDS encoding FKBP-type peptidyl-prolyl cis-trans isomerase — protein MSANELKITDTHEGTGTTAEKGALCFCHYEGFLEDGTKFDSSYDHGRPFEFVVGSKKVIQGWSLGIMGMKEGGKRTIFIPSHLAYGERQIGKFIKPHSNLIFHVELFEVRPRE, from the coding sequence ATGAGCGCAAATGAACTGAAGATCACCGATACACACGAAGGAACAGGCACAACCGCGGAAAAAGGCGCGCTTTGTTTTTGTCATTACGAAGGTTTTCTTGAGGACGGAACGAAGTTTGATTCCTCTTACGACCATGGTCGTCCTTTTGAGTTCGTTGTCGGATCCAAGAAAGTGATTCAAGGCTGGAGCCTCGGTATCATGGGAATGAAAGAAGGCGGGAAACGCACGATCTTTATTCCTTCTCATCTTGCTTACGGTGAAAGACAGATCGGAAAATTTATTAAACCTCATTCCAATCTGATCTTTCACGTCGAGCTTTTTGAAGTTCGACCGCGCGAGTAG
- a CDS encoding KH domain-containing protein, protein MNDMESYKYDETRSKGADIDPELYREEIRLLVEHIVRLLVDKPETVTVSTYVGPKTTVYRVNCAKENLGQVIGSQGKTIMGLRAVVHAMTARTGIRSIVEIPV, encoded by the coding sequence ATGAATGACATGGAATCCTACAAATATGATGAAACCCGTAGCAAAGGCGCTGACATCGATCCAGAGCTTTATCGTGAAGAGATTCGTTTGTTGGTGGAGCACATCGTCCGTCTTCTTGTGGATAAGCCTGAGACGGTCACTGTGAGCACATACGTCGGTCCTAAGACAACGGTGTATCGTGTGAACTGCGCGAAAGAAAATCTTGGTCAAGTGATCGGAAGCCAAGGTAAAACGATCATGGGTCTGCGTGCGGTGGTGCATGCGATGACAGCACGAACCGGCATTCGTTCGATCGTGGAAATTCCTGTATAA
- a CDS encoding cupin domain-containing protein, protein MTTEKKPFIKASAAPLRTTPSSYPPEFAKRVEKREKRPLGDLFGIKKFGVNLTTLLPGAESALLHRHTKQEEFVYVISGTPTLVLDKTEYLLSPGDCAGFAPSGEAHKLINKSSEPVVYLEMGDRISDDEAFYPEDDLQAVMGEDGKWKFQHKNGTPY, encoded by the coding sequence ATGACGACTGAGAAAAAACCTTTCATTAAAGCCAGTGCCGCTCCATTAAGAACAACCCCTTCAAGCTATCCTCCCGAATTCGCCAAGAGAGTCGAAAAACGTGAAAAGCGCCCCCTCGGAGATCTTTTTGGAATTAAAAAGTTCGGCGTAAATCTCACCACACTTCTGCCGGGCGCCGAATCCGCCCTTCTTCATCGCCATACGAAACAAGAAGAGTTCGTCTATGTGATATCGGGGACACCGACGCTTGTTCTTGATAAAACAGAGTACCTGCTTTCCCCGGGAGATTGCGCGGGATTTGCGCCATCGGGAGAAGCGCACAAGCTTATTAATAAATCCTCAGAGCCTGTTGTTTATCTGGAAATGGGCGATCGGATCAGCGATGACGAGGCATTTTACCCCGAAGATGATTTACAAGCCGTGATGGGTGAAGATGGTAAATGGAAATTCCAACATAAAAACGGGACGCCTTATTAA
- a CDS encoding alpha/beta hydrolase, whose translation MKIISFMFVLVWTSLAFSQETETEIIETESVDYVCGHETLKGVSFKYCLRDIDRRQTQDIVYYLHGLGGSEKSWFRQLFSTRIIQHRWKRNGYYPMVITVSFGKEWLLVNNRRHKLLPFFTKVAMPYLEKKVGGLKKGKRHLIGQSMGGFNALQLALKNPTLFNKVVLLCPAISTISPFADNREVWRYIFRTKAIPFFVRKMQKISQRAFINQKDWEQHDPLLLMRNFKGRIKPKMYLSVGMADGYGFQEGSRELYKLAQHDSFWFWWVPVFGGHCAFDRGTSANFIMGD comes from the coding sequence ATGAAGATAATTTCTTTTATGTTCGTCCTTGTGTGGACGTCCTTAGCCTTTTCTCAAGAAACTGAAACAGAAATCATCGAGACCGAAAGTGTGGATTACGTTTGCGGTCATGAGACTCTCAAAGGGGTGAGTTTCAAATATTGTCTGCGCGATATCGACCGTCGGCAAACTCAAGACATTGTTTATTACCTGCACGGTCTCGGCGGATCGGAGAAAAGCTGGTTCAGACAACTTTTCAGCACGCGAATTATACAGCACCGTTGGAAACGCAACGGATACTATCCCATGGTCATCACGGTCTCTTTTGGAAAGGAATGGCTTCTTGTAAATAACAGGCGCCACAAGCTTCTGCCGTTTTTCACGAAAGTCGCGATGCCTTATCTTGAAAAGAAAGTCGGTGGTCTTAAAAAAGGAAAGCGTCACCTGATCGGACAATCGATGGGCGGTTTCAATGCTTTGCAGTTGGCCCTTAAAAACCCAACGCTCTTTAATAAAGTCGTTCTGCTTTGTCCGGCTATTTCGACGATCAGTCCTTTTGCCGACAATCGCGAAGTGTGGCGGTATATTTTCAGAACAAAAGCGATTCCTTTCTTTGTCAGGAAAATGCAAAAGATCTCGCAAAGAGCTTTTATAAATCAAAAAGATTGGGAGCAGCATGATCCTCTTTTGTTAATGCGCAATTTTAAAGGTCGCATCAAACCGAAAATGTATCTGTCTGTCGGCATGGCTGATGGATATGGTTTCCAAGAAGGCTCTCGAGAGCTTTATAAATTAGCTCAGCACGATTCGTTTTGGTTCTGGTGGGTTCCGGTTTTTGGAGGTCACTGTGCCTTTGATCGTGGAACATCCGCAAATTTTATCATGGGGGACTGA
- a CDS encoding VOC family protein, producing MMKEITTYLTFDGNCREAMQFYARCLNGDLFMQTFGEAKMGPESSKDRIMHARLAKGGATLMASDTMPDTPFQQGNNFSVSVGCTTVDEAEKVFAALSEKGKVTMALTETFWAHRFGMLVDKFGIQWMVNLDKPH from the coding sequence ATGATGAAAGAAATCACCACTTATTTAACTTTTGACGGCAACTGTCGCGAAGCTATGCAGTTTTATGCGCGTTGCCTGAATGGCGATCTTTTCATGCAAACATTCGGTGAAGCCAAGATGGGCCCGGAAAGCTCGAAAGATCGCATTATGCACGCTCGCTTAGCCAAAGGTGGTGCGACTCTTATGGCGTCAGACACGATGCCAGACACCCCTTTTCAGCAAGGCAATAATTTTTCTGTTTCAGTCGGCTGCACGACGGTCGATGAGGCGGAAAAAGTTTTCGCCGCTCTCAGTGAGAAAGGCAAAGTCACCATGGCGTTGACGGAAACCTTTTGGGCGCATCGTTTTGGAATGCTCGTTGATAAATTCGGCATTCAATGGATGGTGAATCTCGATAAGCCACACTAA
- a CDS encoding GNAT family N-acetyltransferase → MRSEGFEVYNSKNGSYYSFHPLSFERDFDIYCKWMDTPYIAEWWGLNKTRDEKARKLISELEDTHQELFIGCIDGKPVGYWEKYWLNEDVLSQYIKTSPYDQGLHFLIGEKEYLGRTHTSASIAAFTKMIFSDARTMNVIGEPDVRNIKVLRYAEANCFVQREIVDLPERRSAIMVCERERFFAKFAKEDSYLYQPAKTTNARREASLSSGELFY, encoded by the coding sequence ATGCGAAGTGAAGGGTTCGAGGTCTATAACTCGAAAAACGGCAGCTACTACTCATTCCATCCTCTCTCATTTGAAAGAGATTTCGATATCTATTGCAAATGGATGGATACGCCTTACATCGCGGAATGGTGGGGTTTGAATAAAACCCGCGACGAAAAAGCCCGCAAGCTTATTTCTGAACTTGAAGACACACATCAAGAGCTTTTCATCGGTTGTATCGACGGAAAACCCGTAGGGTATTGGGAGAAGTATTGGCTGAACGAAGACGTTTTAAGTCAGTATATCAAAACGTCTCCTTACGATCAGGGCCTGCATTTTTTGATTGGTGAAAAAGAATACTTGGGGCGCACGCATACGTCGGCTTCCATTGCCGCTTTCACAAAAATGATTTTTAGCGACGCCAGAACAATGAATGTCATCGGTGAACCGGACGTTCGCAATATCAAGGTTCTGCGCTACGCCGAAGCCAACTGCTTTGTCCAAAGAGAAATCGTAGATCTCCCCGAAAGAAGATCCGCGATCATGGTTTGTGAGCGGGAAAGATTTTTCGCGAAGTTTGCAAAAGAAGATTCCTATCTTTATCAGCCAGCAAAAACCACAAATGCAAGAAGAGAGGCTTCCCTCTCTTCCGGCGAGTTGTTTTATTAA
- a CDS encoding YjjG family noncanonical pyrimidine nucleotidase, which yields MSYDLFLFDLDDTLLDFKESERLSFSLAMESLGIQADMAGLFKLYQTENRALWEAFEKGQTTKDHLKVERFRRVFQAHKIDIDPEVASNRYLDALPETVVLIDHAVEICEHLSHRGEIGIITNGIHATQTQRLKRAPIAPYISFMAVSEECGYAKPDVRFFEYSAKKAQKFAKASSLMIGDRMETDILGAQNFGIDSCWFNPKGESAGMLPPAKFEVKHLSEIKNVF from the coding sequence ATGTCTTACGATCTTTTCCTCTTCGACCTCGACGACACGCTTTTGGATTTCAAAGAATCCGAGCGTCTTTCTTTTTCATTGGCGATGGAAAGTCTGGGAATCCAGGCCGACATGGCGGGTCTCTTTAAGCTTTATCAGACGGAAAACCGCGCATTGTGGGAGGCCTTTGAAAAAGGTCAAACAACGAAAGATCATCTCAAGGTTGAGCGTTTTCGCCGTGTTTTTCAAGCGCACAAAATCGATATTGATCCTGAAGTCGCAAGCAATCGCTACCTCGACGCTCTTCCTGAAACGGTCGTTTTGATTGATCACGCCGTGGAGATTTGCGAGCACCTCAGTCATCGCGGCGAGATCGGCATTATTACAAATGGAATTCACGCAACCCAAACGCAAAGGCTCAAGCGAGCGCCCATTGCTCCCTATATTAGCTTTATGGCGGTCTCTGAAGAGTGCGGATATGCCAAACCCGACGTGCGCTTTTTTGAGTACAGCGCAAAGAAGGCCCAGAAGTTTGCAAAAGCCTCTTCGCTTATGATTGGCGACCGCATGGAGACCGATATTTTAGGCGCACAGAATTTTGGGATCGACTCTTGTTGGTTCAATCCTAAAGGGGAGTCTGCAGGAATGTTGCCCCCGGCGAAATTCGAAGTAAAACACCTCTCTGAAATCAAAAATGTGTTCTAA